From Myxococcota bacterium, a single genomic window includes:
- a CDS encoding histidine phosphatase family protein — translation MSGPARSHSATEVFLIRHGETQWSLSGQHTGVTDIPLTEKGRRAAKQLEPLLAGLNFSLVLASPLQRAQETCELAGLGDRVKADPDLMEWRYGEYEGLTPEQIQRRAPGWMIFADGCPGGESPGEVGARVDRLIGKVRAVAGRVALFGHGHVFRVFAARWIGLAPTEGGHFLLDTSTLNVLGYYRGIPAVKIWNAPLNARSMP, via the coding sequence ATGTCAGGGCCTGCCCGGTCTCATAGCGCGACGGAGGTCTTTCTGATCCGCCACGGCGAAACGCAATGGAGCCTCTCCGGCCAGCACACGGGAGTCACCGACATCCCGTTGACGGAGAAGGGTCGCAGAGCAGCGAAGCAGCTCGAGCCATTGCTCGCGGGACTGAACTTCAGCCTGGTGCTGGCGAGCCCGCTGCAGCGCGCGCAGGAGACGTGCGAGCTGGCCGGTCTCGGGGATCGCGTGAAGGCCGATCCGGACCTGATGGAGTGGCGCTACGGCGAGTACGAGGGGCTGACGCCCGAGCAGATCCAGCGCCGGGCCCCAGGCTGGATGATCTTCGCCGACGGGTGCCCCGGCGGCGAGAGCCCGGGCGAAGTCGGGGCCCGCGTCGATCGGCTGATCGGCAAGGTCCGCGCAGTCGCAGGGCGTGTCGCGCTATTCGGGCACGGCCATGTCTTCCGGGTCTTCGCGGCGCGCTGGATCGGGCTGGCACCGACCGAGGGAGGTCACTTCCTCCTCGACACTTCGACGCTGAACGTCCTCGGTTACTACCGAGGCATTCCCGCAGTGAAGATCTGGAACGCCCCGTTGAACGCGAGGTCGATGCCGTGA
- a CDS encoding class I fructose-bisphosphate aldolase: MTKSELEGTAAALVARGKGLLAADETVPTLTKRFDALKIESTPESRRDYRQMLLTTPGASEFISGVILHDETIRQQASGGLRLASECSHLGMLPGIKVDRGAKPLAGFEGEHVTEGLDGLRERLAEYRELGARFAKWRAVFDVSDVLPSSGCVAANAHALGRYAALCQEQGLVPIVEPELLMNGTHSIERCEEATGRVLHAVFAALFEQEVRLEGMLLKPNMAVAGAACPRQASVEQVAEVTLRCLRRHVPPAVPGVVFLSGGQNDVLATRHLDAINRAEGPKPWALTFSYGRALQDAALATWLGKPEKVAAAQRVFCHRARCNSLAARGAYTDAEERQSHGVRAPDHLAGWHDD, translated from the coding sequence GTGACGAAGTCCGAGCTGGAAGGAACGGCCGCCGCTCTGGTGGCGCGCGGCAAGGGGTTGCTCGCCGCTGACGAGACCGTGCCCACGCTGACCAAGCGCTTCGACGCGCTGAAGATCGAGTCCACTCCAGAGAGCCGGCGAGACTACCGTCAGATGCTGCTCACAACGCCCGGAGCCAGTGAGTTCATCAGCGGCGTGATCCTGCATGACGAGACGATCCGCCAGCAGGCCTCCGGGGGGTTGCGGCTCGCCTCCGAGTGCAGCCACCTCGGCATGCTTCCCGGCATCAAGGTCGACCGGGGCGCGAAGCCGCTGGCCGGGTTCGAGGGCGAGCACGTGACTGAAGGCCTCGACGGGCTGCGCGAGCGGCTCGCGGAGTACCGGGAGCTGGGGGCGCGCTTCGCCAAGTGGCGCGCGGTGTTCGACGTGAGCGACGTGCTTCCGAGCTCGGGGTGCGTGGCCGCCAACGCCCACGCCCTGGGGCGCTACGCGGCCCTCTGCCAGGAGCAGGGTCTCGTGCCCATCGTCGAGCCCGAGCTGCTGATGAATGGGACACACTCGATCGAGCGCTGCGAAGAGGCGACGGGCCGAGTGCTGCACGCCGTTTTCGCCGCGCTCTTCGAGCAGGAGGTCCGGCTCGAGGGCATGCTGCTCAAGCCGAACATGGCGGTCGCCGGTGCGGCCTGTCCCAGACAGGCCTCCGTCGAGCAGGTGGCGGAGGTAACGCTGCGCTGCCTGCGGCGCCACGTGCCGCCGGCCGTCCCGGGCGTCGTCTTCCTGTCCGGCGGCCAGAACGATGTGCTCGCCACTCGGCACCTCGACGCAATCAACCGCGCCGAGGGGCCGAAGCCCTGGGCGCTGACCTTTTCGTACGGGCGCGCGCTTCAGGATGCGGCGCTCGCGACGTGGCTCGGCAAGCCCGAGAAAGTCGCCGCGGCGCAGCGGGTGTTCTGCCACCGCGCGCGTTGCAACAGCCTCGCCGCGCGCGGGGCGTACACGGATGCCGAGGAGAGGCAGTCACACGGCGTGAGGGCACCGGACCACCTCGCGGGCTGGCACGACGACTAG